tttgagttaaaaatgatttattataatgtaagaatttttattaaatttttttaaataaaaataaattaaaaaaaaaattgaaccaaaaaatataatacttgAATTTCCAACCACCTCTTTTGTGGGAGCAAATTAGACCAGTAAACAACAAATCGTATgtttcgttatttttttttttttttttttgaaaaaaaaacaatggtagTCCACCAACTTAAAAAGTATAGGTGGCAAGGTGTACGCACTTGTCCTTCTTTGTTATGCGCCAGTccacattttttctttgttgaaactttaaggttatttttctttaattttaattaaattttattaaaattaattaattaaaattatattaaagatattattttattaaatatcattctatttttatttagttttcaaatacaattataaatttctttttttaatattagttattgttgttattgtacaaccgtttattaaattttatttgttagtatactttagtatatatattttattattatataattaaataaaaaatatactttaataaGTTCTCCATGATATCGGATgagaaatttattattcttatattttttttaatatatttacatcaaaatcctcaaaaacatctttttaataaaatttgtttttaagattCTATAagcttttctttataaaaaaaataatctagtgAAAacaattccaagaaaaaagagaaacatattAATAAGACAAAGGGattttaactaataaaataccTTATCCTTATTTATGATcgttcaatttttatatatatttattctaagctgttttttttaaaaaaagaaaattatgttcatgaatattttatgaaaataaagttcaaaTCATTATAGTTTTTGCAAATTCTTTCTTTCAAATGGATGcacatgtttttaatgttttatatgggcaatttgaatttactttttttactctttaataATCTTCAAGATTTTgggttttattaaaaagataattattattgaacattgttaataattataatgaccACTTGATGAGATTTTCTAATAGGTGACcatgcttaattttttaagtgtttaggAGTTTAATAGTTTATGTATTTAGATGAGTTTCATttgaaaaagtattatttttgaCAATGCGGGTTGggttacttttttattaaaattttaatttttttttattttaatttaattttttcaaaatattttctaagttttttatattgattttaatgtgctaaaataaaaaataaataaaaatattttaatatatttttaaattaaaaatcacttttaaaaatgagtttcaCGGCGGTATCTAATGCATTAAACACATGTAACTAGCTTCCTTTTCGCGTTTGACGTGGCCTCAACAGCTGTGATCCAATGGTATGTCCATCTTTCATGATCGCTGGCCCCacgaaaaatgttttttttttttttttaatttgtttttgtttttatgaattattcTATGATTAAATATTTGTGAGCACATTCCAACAACCCGAACACCGAACATTAATTGAACTTTTGAATTCTTATAAcccatttgttttttcattccaaaagtattttataaaaattattttaaaaaacatttactaCCGCAACAGCTAACATTCTATCAATTTTGGCAGTTTAGCTTATACAAGGGATCAAGTCATCAAACCTTTGCATTACACATATTTTACACGTCCAGAGGTGCCTCTTGCCATAAAGCAAGAGATATTTTGTttccttcatatatatatatatatgaaagcaaattaaaactcCCTTCTCTTATTACATATAGATAATGCTTCTTGTACAttggcataaaaataaaaataaaaaaaaccctgcgGTTTTTATTATTCCAAATACACAAATCCTGTATTCCAACTATGTAGGAAGTGAACGCCATTAATTGGTTTGCCGGTACTTTTTTTCATCTGAGAGAAACTGAGCAAACCTGGCAAGAGCTGCTTCGTTCGTGCGTCctccttcaatttcttcataCTTGCCAGTATCCATATTCACTCTTGACTCTGTCTTCTTTAGGAgttcagatccaatctctttgAGCCTTTGCAAGTTCTGGGGAGTTGCAATGTCAACAGATGCTGCATCCCCGCTCAATTTGTCATCCTGTTAATCCCACACCAGCAAACTCCATTTTAGTTACGATTGATCACTTGTCATATAATCATGTCACCCTGTGTTGTTGGAATTGTTCTGgactaattaattcaaaaaaatattatggtcGCAAGAAAATAAACCCTTTTGTATATATACCTGAATACGTAGGTAAAATTCCTTTGATTCCAGAGACTGGAAGAGGGAGGAGATATGATAGTCAACCATATCAGAGCTTGCACTGCTAAACATGTCTATAATTGGTGTTTTGCCACTGTTATAAACCCAATTGATCATGCTCCATTTAGCGGCTGTGGATGCATTATATTTCTCTTCATACTTGGCTTCTCCGGTTCCTAGCGATAAGACTAGCATACCCTTTTTCTCCGTGGGTTCCACGCCAGCAAATTCACCGGTATGCATCCTGATCTGGTTGCGGATCTCAGATATGGCCAATAATGCCTGTGGACAATTGGATTTAATTGGTTACTCTTAGCCATGCTATTGTAAACTGCAAGTACTTTTTCATGTAACCTAGCTAGATACTCACAGGATTATTTGCGGCAATCGCACCGTCAACCAGGTCGAAATTGCGAGTGGAGGTTCCATTGGGATCCTTGGTCGTGAAGAAGTGTGCTGGCAAGTACGTTGGAGCTGCAGAGGTGGCCACACAAATGTCTGCTAGCCTAGCATTTTTCAAAGCATTAGTCTTTCCCtgtaaagcaaaagaaaaattaaagatcaGTAAACTTGTGACTTTCGAAGTACAGAAAGATTTTTTCTAACTGGCTTAATAGTTACTAGCATCATACTTCAGTGGTGGAGAAGATCACTGGTTGAAGGAGCTTCATGTCAAAAGTAGGCAAAATAACGTTTGTGAGGGTCTGTTTGATAGTCAACTCTCCTAGCAAGTTGTTCGTCAATGACCTCAGATACTTCCCATCATACTTTGGCCCGCCAAAGAAAACTGACAGCGGACCTAACAGGTTACTATTCAACGGATCGAAGTAAACATCcaccgcaaaaaaaaaaacaaaaaaaaaaaaaaaacaaattatcaacaGTCAGAATACTTCGAAACAATGCTTCATCATGCTAATACGGAACGTTTCTCTTGCAAGTCCTGTACTGGAAGCTAAAGCATGTGGAGAAAAGAATGGATCCAGCACTGGAATTCACCTTTTCTGAGGGAAAATCTTGGGGGTGTGCTCTAAATAGAAGTCATTGATGTCCTTTGCTGCATACATGGGTCTGTTTTCCTTATTAGGAGCTGCAAGCATGGTGGCTACCAGTCCACCAGTGCTCGTCCCAGCGATGATGTCAAAATAATCTGCAATCCTCGCCTGTGACCCGTCCAGCTCCTAACAAATAACAAAGCATAAGCATAAACGaaaagatgaaatgaaaaggATGGGAAAGGACATGGTTTAGTTAGTAAATTAACTACCTGAAGTTTGGATTCAAGAAAGGCAAGAAGGGAACCCGGAATTATGCCTCTAATGCCACCTCCGTCAATGCTTAGCACTGTTGCCACCCTTCTCTTACCAAAACCAGTAGCCATATCggtttcaactttcaagagAGACGGGCGCTCAATTTAACCAAGAAACAGTACAAGTTATGTTCCAGTACTGGTTGCTGGGTATGAATATGCATCTAGGCGATCGATTAGTCTTTATAAGGGAAAGACACCAACGACCTCGCCTAAAAGAGTCCAATAATGCCTGTGGTACACACACCAACGATCTCGCCATAAAGAGTCCACGgccatctttatttttatattttaaaaatattttttaaaaaaaattattttattttataataaataactttttttatcttgagat
This Populus alba chromosome 7, ASM523922v2, whole genome shotgun sequence DNA region includes the following protein-coding sequences:
- the LOC118047882 gene encoding patatin-like protein 2, coding for MATGFGKRRVATVLSIDGGGIRGIIPGSLLAFLESKLQELDGSQARIADYFDIIAGTSTGGLVATMLAAPNKENRPMYAAKDINDFYLEHTPKIFPQKSNLLGPLSVFFGGPKYDGKYLRSLTNNLLGELTIKQTLTNVILPTFDMKLLQPVIFSTTEGKTNALKNARLADICVATSAAPTYLPAHFFTTKDPNGTSTRNFDLVDGAIAANNPALLAISEIRNQIRMHTGEFAGVEPTEKKGMLVLSLGTGEAKYEEKYNASTAAKWSMINWVYNSGKTPIIDMFSSASSDMVDYHISSLFQSLESKEFYLRIQDDKLSGDAASVDIATPQNLQRLKEIGSELLKKTESRVNMDTGKYEEIEGGRTNEAALARFAQFLSDEKKYRQTN